The DNA region CAGGCCACCGGCGAAACCCGGCTCACCCCCCTGCCCGAGGCCGAGATCCGCCGCGCTCCCTATGGCACCAGCCACATCATCCTCACCCATGACCACGCGCTGGACTTCCTGCTCGCCGCCGAGGCGCTGCGCCGCCTGGACGCGCCCTATGTCGGCATGATCGGCAGCAAGACGAAACTGGCGCAGTTCCGCCGCTTCGCCCGCGCCCAGGGCCTCGACACCGACCGGCTGACCTGCCCGATCGGTGCCGGTTATTCGCGCGACAAGCGCCCGGAAATCATCGCCGCCTTCACCGCAGCCGAGATCATCGGCCGCCTGACCGAAACCGTCTTTCCGTTTGAAAAATACCCATGCGACAGCTGATCCGGGGGCGCACGCTCTCCTTCCACGCCGACCCCGCGGAAACCGAAAACGCCTTCACCTATCATGAGGACGGCGCCATCGTCACCGAGAACGGCAGGATTGCCGCCATCGGCGACTATGCCGACCTCCGCGACCCGGCCCTGCCCGAGATCGACCACCGCCCGCATCTGATCCTGCCGGGCTTCATCGACGCCCATATCCATTTCCCGCAGGTGCAGGTGATCGCCAGCTGGGGCGCGCAGCTTCTGGACTGGCTCAACACCTATACCTTTCCCGAGGAATCGCGCTTCGCCCAGCAGGGCCACGCCCCGGCCATGGCCGAGAAGTTCCTGGACCTGCTGCTGTCGCACGGCACCACCACCGCCGTCGCCTTCTGCTCGGTGCATCCGGAATCGGCCGAAGCCCTGTTTTCGGCCGCCGAGGCGCGCAACATGGCGATGGTCGCCGGCAAGGTGATGATGGACCGCAACGCCCCCGAGGCGGTGCTGGACACGCCCCAGCAAGGCTATGACGACAGCAAGGCCCTGATCGCGAAATGGCACCGCCGCGGCCGCCAGCGCTACGCGATCAGCCCCCGCTTCGCCATCACCTCGACGCCCGAGCAGATGCAGATGACCGGGCAGCTGGTCCGCGAGCATCCCGACTGCCACGTTCAGACCCACCTGTCCGAGAACAAGGACGAGATCGCCTTCACTCTCGGCCTCTATCCCAAGGCGCGCGACTATCTCGACATCTACGAGAGCTACGGCCTGCTCTCGGACAAGCTGCTGCTGGGCCATTCGATCCACCTGGAACCGCGCGAGATCGCCCGCATGGCCGAGACCGGCGCGCGCGCGGTGTTCTGCCCGACCTCGAACCTGTTCCTGGGCTCGGGCCTTTTCGACGAGGCCGGGCTGCGCGCAGCCGGCGTCACCAGCGGCATCGCCACAGACGTCGGCGGCGGCACCAGCTATTCGATGCTGCAGACGCTGAACGAGGGCTACAAGATCCTGCAACTGCGCGGCCAGAAGCTGCACCCCTACGCCGCCTTCCACTGGGCGACGCGAGGCAACGCGCTGACGCTGGGCATGGCCGACAGCATCGGCACGCTGGACCCCGGCACCGACGCCGACCTGGTGGTGCTCGACAGCCGCGCCACCCCTGCCATGGCCCTGCGCATGGACCGCGCCGAGACCCTGGCCGAGGAGCTTTTCATCCTGCAAATCCTCGGCGATGACCGCGCGATCGCGCAGACCTATGTCGCGGGAAAGCCGATGCTCGGATGAACCGCGACATCTGTGTGCCAAAGAAAGGATAAGCCTGCGCAGGCGAAAGCAATAGCGTGCGCAAACCCGTCAAGCGGAATTTCTGCGGCGGTGCGGTTTACGCCAGCAGATCGGCGAAGTTGCTGCGATAGTGTATGCGCCCGCTGCCGCCCGCCGGGACGATCCCGCGCGCATCAAACCACTGCCGGAGGCTGGATCATTTCGGAGATGCTGCGCGAAACGACCAGCCTACGCATGGAGCAAGCTGGGGTGCTGGTCGGCCAAGTCCAAGTCCCGGTTGACGTCTTGGTTGAGGAGATTGAAGGAGTGAGGCTGGTCCACGCCAATGTCTCGATCAAGGACGAGGCAATCATTTTGCTACACAGCCACTACCTGGAAAAGGTTGCCAAATCGCAGATACTGATAACGATGTAGGCACGCGCCCCGAAGTCGCTGGGGAATGATTTGGCCGCGCTCCGCCGCGACAGAGTGATCTTTGGCAACCCGAAGGACGGATACCGGTTGACGCAAGAAGGAATGGTGCCTGCTGTAGGGCTGGTGCGGAAGTTGGCCGAGACGCAGCAGGCTGCGCCTGAGCGCATCCGCCCCAAGCTGCAATCCGCGTGCTGAACCTTACGCACCGGCGGCAGGAATAGAACCAATTGGCTAAAAGAGATTTGGCGGACCCGGGAGGGCTCGAACCCCCAACCTTGGACTTAGAAGGTCCCTGCTCTATCCAGTTGAGCTACGGGTCCGCATCGCGGCAGTCATGGCAAAGGACCGCCGCGGAATCAACCGCTCAATCTAGCTTGGACAGGTCCAGCGTCAGGAAGACGCTGTTGGGATCCGGCCGGTAGTCGCCGAAGGGGCCGCATTCGGAAAAGCCCGCCCGCAGGTAAAGCGCCCTCGCCGCCACGAAGGTCGGCTGCACGCCGGTCTCGAGGCTGAGCCGCGCCATGCCTTCACTCCGGGCATGCGCGGCCAGCGCAGCCAGCAGCCGACGCGAATAGCCACGGCCGCGCGCCTCGGCAAGCACATGCATCGACTTGATCTCGCCGTGATCGGGGGCGATGCGCTTGACCGCGCCCATGGCGACCGGCCCGACCGCCTCGCGCAGGACGAAGAAGGCGATCTCGGGCCGCGCCAGCGCCTCGCGCGGCAGCATGTGGATCGACTCGGGCGGCGTATCGGCGTGCATGTCGGCGGCATGACGCTGGAACAGCAGGTCCAGATCCGCCTCCAGAGGGCTTTCCCGCCCGATCCTGCCGTCCTTGCCGTCCATCGCCCAATCCCGCCGCTGCCTGCGGGCCGGACCCTAGCAGCGGCGGCGGGGATTGCGAAGGGCCGGCCGCGTGCCGCATCTGAAAAATAAGGAAGAACGCGCGGGCTGGCCCCGGCCCGGCCGGATGCTGTCCCCGCGGCGGGGGCGCTTGCGGGACCAGCGGCCCCCTGCCCGCCCGGGCTTGGGAAAACATTCGCCCCGGCCCGGACGCCCGGTTGCCGGTCCGGCTTGCCCACCCCCGGGCCGCCCGTTACCTCTGGCGGCAAGCAGCGGAGGCGCCATGTCCATCGTCAT from Paracoccus aminovorans includes:
- the guaD gene encoding guanine deaminase, whose translation is MRQLIRGRTLSFHADPAETENAFTYHEDGAIVTENGRIAAIGDYADLRDPALPEIDHRPHLILPGFIDAHIHFPQVQVIASWGAQLLDWLNTYTFPEESRFAQQGHAPAMAEKFLDLLLSHGTTTAVAFCSVHPESAEALFSAAEARNMAMVAGKVMMDRNAPEAVLDTPQQGYDDSKALIAKWHRRGRQRYAISPRFAITSTPEQMQMTGQLVREHPDCHVQTHLSENKDEIAFTLGLYPKARDYLDIYESYGLLSDKLLLGHSIHLEPREIARMAETGARAVFCPTSNLFLGSGLFDEAGLRAAGVTSGIATDVGGGTSYSMLQTLNEGYKILQLRGQKLHPYAAFHWATRGNALTLGMADSIGTLDPGTDADLVVLDSRATPAMALRMDRAETLAEELFILQILGDDRAIAQTYVAGKPMLG
- a CDS encoding GNAT family N-acetyltransferase; this translates as MDGKDGRIGRESPLEADLDLLFQRHAADMHADTPPESIHMLPREALARPEIAFFVLREAVGPVAMGAVKRIAPDHGEIKSMHVLAEARGRGYSRRLLAALAAHARSEGMARLSLETGVQPTFVAARALYLRAGFSECGPFGDYRPDPNSVFLTLDLSKLD